A single genomic interval of Malania oleifera isolate guangnan ecotype guangnan chromosome 13, ASM2987363v1, whole genome shotgun sequence harbors:
- the LOC131145845 gene encoding protein RKD1-like, whose amino-acid sequence MDGHHSFSGWTTYEDPLSFAHQLPSLDYSYLAGSGWNLFDYQYDLALPNDVLDAIPMMESLPTDPLYSSLGYNPSVNIQEDFLFGFGNGLADWNEFSNCGTQPHLKQVALQFCDYKKFDECEEESMKEKKHKRCREGKSSNSSSKTLTRETVSQYFYMPITQAAKELNVGLTLLKKRCRELGIRRWPHRKLMSLQTLIKNVQELGKEERSEENEGKLRDAIDILEQERKLMEEIPDMQLEDKTKRLRQACFKANYKKRKLMGMMDTQSSFGSNRASIDGSSPLYGSATEDDDDINSLPSTSFS is encoded by the exons ATGGATGGTCATCATTCTTTCAGTGGCTGGACTACGTATGAAGATCCACTATCTTTTGCCCACCAGCTACCTTCACTGGATTACAG TTATCTCGCGGGAAGTGGTTGGAATTTGTTTGATTACCAATATGATTTGGCCCTACCAAATGATGTTTTGGACGCTATTCCTATGATGGAGAGCCTCCCCACCGATCCCTTATATTCATCCTTGGGCTATAACCCGAGTGTTAATATTCAAG AGGATTTCTTGTTTGGTTTTGGGAATGGTTTGGCAGACTGGAATGAATTCAGTAATTGTGGGACTCAACCCCATCTGAAACAGGTAGCGTTGCAATTTTGCGACTATAAAAAGTTCGATGAATGTGAAGAGGAATCGATGAAGGAGAAGAAGCACAAAAGATGCAGAGAAGGAAAGAGCAGCAACAGTAGTTCCAAAACGCTCACCCGTGAAACGGTTTCTCAGTATTTCTACATGCCCATTACCCAAGCTGCAAAGGAACTCAACGTTGGACTAACCCTCTTGAAAAAGAGGTGCAGGGAGTTAGGTATTCGCAGATGGCCTCACCGAAAGCTCATGAGCCTCCAAACCCTAATCAAGAACGTCCAG GAGTTGGGGAAGGAGGAGAGGTCAGAAGAGAATGAAGGGAAGTTGAGGGATGCAATAGACATATTGGAGCAAGAGAGGAAGTTGATGGAGGAGATTCCTGACATGCAACTGGAGGACAAAACAAAGAGGCTGAGACAGGCATGCTTCAAGGCTAACTACAAGAAGAGAAAGCTGATGGGGATGATGGATACACAATCTTCCTTCGGCAGCAACCGTGCAAGCATCGATGGCAGCTCTCCATTATATGGCTCTGCCACTGAAGATGATGATGACATTAATTCTCTTCCGTCCACCTCATTTTCTTAA